A single Malaclemys terrapin pileata isolate rMalTer1 chromosome 3, rMalTer1.hap1, whole genome shotgun sequence DNA region contains:
- the RWDD1 gene encoding RWD domain-containing protein 1, with the protein MTDYSEEQRNEREALESIYPDSFTVLSENPTSFTITVTSEAGENDETVQATLKFTYGEKYPDETPLYEIFSQENLEDNDVTDILSLLEQQAEENLGMVMIFTLMSAVQEKLNEIVDQIKTRREEEKKQKEREAEEAEKLCFHGTPVTIENFLSWKAKFDAELLEIKRKKMKEEEQSGKNKLSGKQLFETDHNLDTSDIQFLEEAGNSVEVDESLFQEMDDLELDDEEDDPDYNPVDLDSD; encoded by the exons ATGACCGATTACAGCGAGGAGCAGCGCAACGAGCGGGAGGCGCTGGAGTCCATCTACCCGGACTCGTTCACGG TATTATCAGAAAACCCAACAAGTTTCACTATCACAGTGACATCGGAAGCAGGAGAAAATGATGAAA CTGTCCAGGCAACCCTTAAATTTACCTATGGAGAAAAATATCCAGATGAAACTCCACTTTATGAAATATTCTCCCAGGAGAACCTTGAAGATAATGATGTCACAGACATATTAAGCCTTCTAGAACAACAG GCAGAAGAGAACTTGGGGATGGTAATGATCTTCACTCTAATGTCAGCTGTacaagagaaattaaatgaaatagTGGATCAAATAAAAACAAGACGAGAGGAGgaaaagaaacagaaggaaagagaagcagaggaggcagaaaag ctaTGTTTCCATGGCACTCCTGTTACAATCGAGAATTTCCTAAGCTGGAAAGCAAAGTTTGATGCAGAGCTcctagaaattaaaagaaaaaagatgaaaGAAGAAGAGCAATCAGGCAAAAATAAATTAAGTG GAAAACAACTATTTGAAACCGATCATAATCTTGACACGTCTGACATTCAGTTCTTAGAAGAAG CTGGAAACAGTGTGGAAGTGGATGAATCCTTGTTCCAGGAAATGGATGACTTGGAGTTGGACGATGAAGAGGATGACCCTGATTACAACCCTGTTGATTTAGATAGTGACTAG